From the Pedobacter cryoconitis genome, one window contains:
- a CDS encoding phosphoribosylaminoimidazolesuccinocarboxamide synthase, translated as MKAIKETNFNFPKQSSFYKGKVRDVYTIDHRLMAMVVTDRISAFDVVLPEAIPFKGQVLNQIGAKFLKATADIVQNWVIAVPDEMVTIGRICEPFKVEMVIRGYLAGHAWREYSAGKRSVCGVALPDGLKENDKLPQPIITPTTKASVGHDEDISREDILAKGIVSIVDYDQLENYTYALYKRGTEMAAERGLILVDTKYEFGKVGEDIYLIDEIHTPDSSRYFYAEGYEARQAENTPQKQLSKEFVRKWLIENGFQGKDGQEIPVMTPEIIASISERYIELYEQITGDKFVKNEQDDILNRIEQNVLGSLLSN; from the coding sequence ATGAAAGCAATAAAAGAAACAAATTTTAATTTTCCTAAACAGAGTAGTTTTTACAAGGGTAAGGTGCGTGATGTATATACTATTGATCATCGTTTGATGGCCATGGTAGTGACTGACAGGATTTCTGCATTTGATGTGGTTTTGCCTGAGGCTATTCCTTTTAAGGGTCAGGTGTTAAATCAGATCGGTGCTAAATTTTTAAAGGCAACGGCAGATATCGTTCAGAATTGGGTGATTGCTGTACCGGATGAAATGGTAACGATTGGCCGCATTTGTGAGCCTTTTAAGGTAGAAATGGTGATCAGGGGTTATCTTGCCGGCCATGCGTGGAGGGAATATAGTGCGGGTAAAAGAAGTGTGTGCGGTGTAGCGCTTCCGGATGGTCTGAAGGAGAATGACAAGTTGCCTCAGCCGATTATTACGCCTACAACAAAAGCGTCTGTTGGGCATGATGAGGATATCTCGAGAGAAGATATTTTAGCGAAGGGTATTGTTTCTATTGTTGATTATGATCAGTTGGAGAATTATACTTATGCTTTGTATAAGAGGGGAACTGAAATGGCTGCTGAGCGTGGTTTGATCCTGGTGGATACGAAGTATGAGTTTGGTAAGGTTGGTGAGGATATTTACCTGATTGATGAGATTCATACGCCGGATTCTTCGCGTTATTTTTATGCGGAGGGCTATGAGGCGCGTCAGGCGGAAAATACTCCTCAGAAACAGCTTTCTAAGGAGTTTGTACGCAAGTGGTTAATTGAGAATGGTTTTCAGGGTAAGGATGGACAGGAAATTCCTGTAATGACTCCTGAGATTATTGCTTCTATTTCTGAGCGTTATATTGAGTTGTATGAGCAGATTACTGGTGATAAATTTGTAAAGAATGAGCAGGATGATATTCTGAACAGGATTGAGCAGAATGTTTTAGGTAGCCTGTTATCAAATTAA
- a CDS encoding STAS domain-containing protein: MKFSVDKHEKYVAIRLDENRLTADNTPGLKSEFILLNAEGYCNIVLDLSMVSDCDDSQDLSCLLVGDRLCKKANGLFLVTGVTECIAKLLEMSSIDQSLNIVGNLDEAEDLIFMEEIEKELLGSFDQEN; the protein is encoded by the coding sequence ATGAAATTTTCAGTAGATAAACACGAAAAGTATGTCGCTATCAGGTTGGATGAAAACAGACTGACTGCTGATAATACGCCCGGATTAAAATCTGAGTTCATTTTATTGAATGCTGAGGGCTATTGTAATATCGTTCTGGACTTATCGATGGTGAGTGATTGTGATGATTCACAGGATCTTAGCTGTCTTTTGGTTGGGGACAGGCTTTGCAAGAAGGCAAATGGGTTATTCCTGGTAACGGGGGTAACGGAGTGTATTGCCAAATTATTGGAAATGTCGTCTATTGACCAGTCATTAAACATCGTGGGCAACCTGGATGAGGCGGAAGATTTGATCTTCATGGAAGAGATAGAGAAGGAATTACTAGGGAGCTTTGATCAGGAAAATTAA
- a CDS encoding ribonuclease Z, which translates to MKFEVTILGSSSATPVFNRNPSAQLLNCKDKFYLIDCGEGTQQQLIRFGFKASKIDVAFISHLHGDHYFGLIGLLSTMNLNGRIKPFQIFAPAALMEILEIQFRYSETNLRFEIEFCPIVADVSRVIFQNQDLTVETIVLNHRIPCTGFRFTEKKRLRKVLVDKLEAANISPDYYQLLKKGLDLTLPGGEVILNADYTIDSDTPKSYCYCSDTMADGSYLESIRGCTMLYHEATFMDDLLERANVTHHTTALQAGLVAKEVGAGKLIIGHFSSRYKALLPLLEEAQSVFENTALALEGVTFTV; encoded by the coding sequence ATGAAGTTTGAGGTTACCATTTTAGGAAGTAGTTCTGCTACTCCTGTTTTTAATAGAAATCCGTCAGCACAGCTTTTAAATTGTAAGGATAAGTTTTATTTGATTGATTGTGGTGAGGGTACTCAGCAGCAGTTAATCAGGTTTGGTTTTAAGGCGAGTAAGATTGATGTGGCTTTTATCAGTCATCTTCATGGTGATCATTATTTTGGTTTGATTGGTCTGCTTTCAACGATGAATTTAAATGGCCGGATTAAGCCTTTCCAGATTTTTGCTCCGGCAGCTTTGATGGAGATACTGGAGATTCAGTTCAGGTATTCTGAAACGAATTTAAGGTTCGAGATTGAGTTTTGTCCGATTGTAGCGGATGTATCGAGAGTGATTTTCCAGAATCAGGATTTAACGGTTGAAACAATTGTGCTGAATCACAGGATCCCGTGTACGGGGTTCAGGTTTACGGAGAAAAAGAGGTTACGTAAGGTTTTAGTGGATAAGCTGGAGGCTGCAAATATTTCTCCGGATTATTATCAGTTGTTGAAGAAGGGTTTGGATTTGACTTTGCCGGGTGGTGAAGTGATTTTGAATGCTGATTATACGATTGATTCGGATACGCCGAAAAGTTATTGTTATTGTTCGGATACAATGGCGGATGGGAGTTATCTGGAGAGTATCCGGGGGTGCACAATGTTGTATCATGAGGCAACGTTTATGGACGATTTGCTGGAAAGGGCAAATGTGACGCATCATACGACGGCTTTACAGGCTGGGTTGGTGGCGAAGGAGGTTGGTGCTGGTAAGTTGATTATTGGACATTTTTCTTCAAGATATAAGGCGTTATTGCCGTTGCTGGAGGAGGCGCAGAGTGTTTTTGAAAATACTGCGTTGGCTTTGGAAGGGGTTACATTCACCGTTTAA
- a CDS encoding DUF4112 domain-containing protein: MRYDSAYKNSSVPNVRVLRWVSRLSFLMDEQFRIPGTKYRFGLDPLLNLIPFAGDIVGFAVSGGLVLAMASKGLTSKIVVLMCINILLDTTIGAIPGVGQVWDFFFKSNTRNMRLMEEYYEQGKHQGSGKSTIVLALVILFLIFVVLVSILWVLTAWVISKF; this comes from the coding sequence ATGCGATATGATTCTGCTTATAAAAATTCTTCGGTTCCAAATGTTCGTGTTTTGCGATGGGTTTCAAGACTTTCTTTTTTGATGGATGAGCAGTTCAGGATTCCGGGGACAAAGTACAGGTTTGGGCTTGATCCGCTGCTGAATTTAATCCCTTTTGCTGGTGATATTGTTGGGTTTGCTGTTTCGGGTGGTTTGGTACTGGCTATGGCCAGTAAAGGACTCACGAGCAAGATTGTTGTGCTGATGTGTATCAATATTTTATTGGATACGACAATTGGGGCAATTCCGGGGGTTGGACAGGTTTGGGATTTTTTCTTTAAGTCAAATACCAGGAATATGCGCTTGATGGAGGAGTATTATGAGCAGGGTAAGCATCAGGGCAGCGGAAAGAGTACAATTGTATTGGCGCTGGTTATTTTGTTCTTGATCTTTGTTGTTTTGGTTAGTATTTTATGGGTACTGACGGCCTGGGTAATCAGCAAGTTTTAA
- a CDS encoding helix-turn-helix domain-containing protein, producing the protein MLNYNQQLPVYSLKPDEVGNNRHFRMYNFNGTLPDHEDFLIPHRKDHYLLVFMKRGGSSLWIDMTPYSLKDNTFYFTGPNQIIVKDGFQELWSTGIAFTSEFLSLQGNTALSLLPLIQNPQNGHELLLTEADVLFVEDMIAKLNVEYQSPGEWQQSMLGAYMTVLITYLSRLYVEQFKDNGVAEDRLLLKSFQLKLNERFRELREVSEYASLLNISAGHLSEVVKSQSGKPAIKHIHERQVLEARRLLFHTNNSLKEIAFDLGFSDASYFNRFFKRECNITPVEYRTATRKMYHDY; encoded by the coding sequence ATGCTTAACTATAATCAACAGTTACCGGTTTATTCTTTGAAGCCAGACGAGGTAGGGAATAACAGACATTTCAGGATGTATAATTTTAATGGGACTTTACCTGATCATGAGGATTTTTTGATACCGCATCGAAAGGATCATTATCTGCTGGTGTTTATGAAACGTGGCGGAAGCAGTTTATGGATTGATATGACACCTTATTCGCTGAAGGATAATACTTTTTATTTTACGGGACCTAATCAAATTATTGTAAAGGATGGTTTCCAGGAGTTGTGGAGTACGGGTATTGCCTTTACGTCTGAGTTTTTGTCTCTTCAGGGAAATACTGCTTTAAGTTTGTTACCGTTGATTCAAAATCCTCAGAATGGACACGAGCTTTTGCTTACGGAGGCTGATGTTCTTTTTGTGGAGGATATGATTGCTAAACTGAATGTGGAGTATCAAAGCCCTGGTGAGTGGCAGCAAAGTATGTTAGGTGCTTATATGACGGTGTTGATTACTTATTTGAGCCGCTTGTATGTGGAGCAGTTTAAGGATAATGGCGTTGCTGAAGATAGGTTATTATTGAAGAGTTTTCAGTTGAAGCTCAATGAGCGCTTCCGGGAGTTGAGGGAGGTAAGTGAATATGCTTCTTTGTTGAATATTTCTGCGGGACATTTGAGCGAGGTTGTCAAGAGTCAAAGTGGCAAGCCTGCGATTAAACATATTCATGAACGACAGGTACTGGAAGCGAGACGCTTGCTTTTTCATACGAATAATTCGTTGAAGGAGATTGCTTTTGATCTTGGTTTTTCGGATGCTTCTTATTTTAATCGCTTTTTTAAAAGGGAATGTAATATTACACCGGTTGAGTATCGTACGGCTACCCGCAAAATGTACCATGATTACTGA
- a CDS encoding SDR family oxidoreductase, producing the protein MKKVLITGANKSIGFETARQLLQQGYYVYLGSRDIEKGEQAVSQLRSEGLSEVEAIEIDVNDIASIQAAREALGKKVSVLDVLINNAGVGGAMPQTPLETDVAVFREVFETNFFGVIGVTQAFVDLMMESEEPRIVNVTSGLGSLALHNDPEWKYYSVKPASYVASKAALNAYTIVLAYDQRFTSFKINAVDPGYTATDFNHHSGPGTVEDAAARVVKAAMIGKDGPTGQFFSDDNAPETGVSPW; encoded by the coding sequence ATGAAAAAAGTATTGATAACAGGAGCAAACAAAAGCATTGGCTTTGAAACGGCAAGACAATTATTACAGCAGGGGTATTATGTATATCTGGGCAGCAGAGATATTGAAAAGGGTGAACAGGCGGTTAGCCAGCTGCGCTCTGAGGGCTTAAGTGAGGTGGAGGCCATAGAGATTGATGTGAATGATATTGCTTCGATACAGGCCGCGCGTGAAGCGTTGGGAAAGAAGGTTAGTGTGCTGGACGTATTGATTAATAATGCAGGTGTGGGTGGTGCGATGCCACAGACACCACTGGAAACTGATGTTGCGGTGTTTAGGGAGGTATTTGAAACTAATTTTTTTGGGGTGATAGGGGTTACGCAGGCGTTTGTTGATTTGATGATGGAGTCTGAGGAACCAAGAATTGTTAATGTTACCTCGGGTTTAGGTTCACTTGCGCTGCATAATGATCCTGAATGGAAGTATTATAGTGTTAAGCCGGCCAGTTATGTAGCGTCTAAGGCTGCGCTTAATGCTTATACGATTGTGCTGGCTTATGATCAGCGTTTTACGTCATTTAAGATCAATGCGGTTGACCCTGGGTATACTGCTACGGATTTTAATCATCATAGTGGCCCCGGAACGGTAGAGGATGCTGCTGCGAGAGTAGTGAAAGCTGCAATGATTGGGAAGGATGGCCCAACGGGCCAGTTCTTTAGTGATGACAATGCGCCGGAAACAGGTGTTAGCCCGTGGTAA
- a CDS encoding MlaD family protein, with product MKITNETKVGILAAFSIASLIIGYNFLKGNSLFSSETLLYARYSRVDGLAISKPVLINGFQIGRVDKLILQPDGSILATLKIKGKYDIPKSTIARLESTDLLGSKAIVMALGTGKDFAQDGDTLNSNVEKNLMETVQPVQKKAELIIGKMDSILTSVNSILNPDFQKNVNKSFNSIAGTLASLEGTSKKVDGLVGTESKRIAAILANAESISGNLKNNNEKINAILNNINKITDQVAAANFKQTIDNANKAVADLQGIVTKVNDGKGSLGLLVNDTQMYDNLNNASKNLDNLIIDLKANPKRYVHFSVFGGGGSKKDK from the coding sequence GTGAAAATAACTAACGAAACCAAAGTAGGCATATTAGCAGCCTTTTCTATCGCCTCATTAATTATCGGATATAACTTCCTTAAGGGTAACTCGTTATTTTCGAGCGAAACACTACTATATGCCAGATACTCTCGTGTTGACGGTTTGGCTATATCAAAACCCGTATTAATTAATGGCTTTCAGATTGGTCGGGTAGATAAACTTATCTTACAACCTGACGGGTCTATTTTGGCTACCCTGAAAATAAAAGGAAAATACGACATTCCAAAATCAACCATAGCCAGATTAGAAAGCACCGATCTATTGGGAAGCAAGGCAATCGTAATGGCTTTAGGTACTGGTAAAGACTTCGCTCAGGACGGTGACACCCTAAACTCTAACGTAGAGAAAAACCTGATGGAGACCGTTCAGCCCGTACAAAAGAAAGCAGAACTTATTATCGGTAAAATGGATTCTATCCTGACCAGCGTGAACTCTATCCTGAATCCTGATTTCCAGAAAAACGTCAACAAGAGTTTCAATAGCATTGCTGGTACCCTTGCATCCTTAGAAGGAACCTCTAAGAAAGTAGATGGATTAGTAGGAACTGAAAGCAAAAGAATCGCTGCTATTTTAGCAAATGCCGAATCAATTTCAGGAAACCTTAAAAACAACAACGAGAAAATCAACGCTATCCTGAACAACATCAATAAAATCACTGATCAGGTTGCAGCAGCAAACTTCAAGCAAACTATTGACAATGCAAATAAAGCTGTAGCTGACCTTCAGGGCATCGTAACTAAAGTTAATGACGGTAAAGGAAGTTTAGGCCTGCTCGTTAACGACACTCAGATGTATGATAACCTGAACAACGCCTCTAAAAACTTAGATAACCTGATTATCGATTTAAAAGCTAATCCAAAACGTTACGTACACTTCTCAGTGTTCGGCGGAGGAGGATCGAAAAAAGATAAGTAG
- a CDS encoding N-acetylmuramoyl-L-alanine amidase: MRLKRNIFLCAIFLLISSTAALSQGYKVKTIVIDAGHGGDKPGAAGSYSLEKNVTLQVALKLGRKFEEDMPGVKIVYTRKTDVDVSLYRRPEIATAAKADLFISIHCNSMPDRRVVTGYTTRKGKRIPKYGYVKNKTTSGAETFVAGSHRLNEQDGALRENADISLEKDYKKNYDGYDPKDPETFIILSLFKNIYRDKSLKLARLMQNNYTRDNKRFNRGVKEQGILILQRCGMPAVLTEIGFISNPSEEDYINSANGQSEIVNAIFKAVKTYKQETEVN, from the coding sequence ATGAGATTAAAAAGGAATATATTCTTATGCGCCATTTTTTTATTGATCAGTTCAACAGCTGCCCTGTCTCAGGGCTATAAAGTAAAGACTATAGTTATCGATGCTGGTCACGGTGGTGATAAACCAGGTGCAGCCGGAAGCTATTCATTAGAAAAAAACGTAACACTGCAAGTCGCCTTAAAATTGGGCCGGAAGTTTGAAGAAGATATGCCAGGTGTAAAGATCGTTTACACCAGAAAAACAGACGTTGACGTTTCCTTATACCGCAGACCAGAAATTGCGACCGCAGCAAAAGCTGATTTATTTATCTCTATTCACTGTAATTCCATGCCAGACCGGAGAGTTGTAACCGGTTATACCACCAGAAAAGGAAAAAGAATACCTAAATACGGTTACGTAAAAAACAAAACCACCAGTGGTGCCGAAACATTTGTGGCCGGTAGTCACCGCTTAAACGAGCAAGACGGAGCACTCAGGGAAAATGCCGATATTAGCTTAGAAAAGGATTATAAAAAAAATTATGATGGTTACGATCCAAAGGATCCTGAAACATTTATTATACTATCTTTGTTTAAAAATATATACAGGGACAAAAGTCTGAAATTAGCGCGTCTAATGCAGAACAATTACACCCGCGACAACAAGAGATTTAACAGAGGTGTTAAAGAGCAGGGAATTTTAATCTTACAAAGATGTGGTATGCCAGCCGTACTAACTGAGATTGGGTTTATATCCAATCCATCCGAAGAAGATTATATAAACTCAGCGAACGGACAATCGGAGATTGTGAATGCAATCTTCAAAGCTGTGAAGACCTACAAACAAGAAACAGAAGTAAATTAA